A window from Staphylococcus succinus encodes these proteins:
- a CDS encoding YigZ family protein: MESSIITIKQEHIIENVISKSRFIAHIKPVSSEAEAKAFIDEVKTQHNEATHNCSAYTVGDQMNIQKANDDGEPSGTAGVPMLDILKKLEVHNVCVVVTRYFGGIKLGGGGLIRAYSGAVRDVIYDIGRVALRPAIPTIVTIAYDLTGKFEYELETTTFLLRDTQYTDKVSYQIDVVEPEHPQFIDFLNRITSGNYDLIENDIVRLPFDIPTT; the protein is encoded by the coding sequence ATGGAATCATCTATTATTACGATAAAACAAGAACATATAATAGAAAATGTGATTAGTAAATCACGTTTTATAGCACATATAAAGCCTGTTTCATCTGAAGCAGAAGCTAAAGCTTTTATAGACGAGGTGAAAACTCAACATAATGAGGCTACACATAACTGTTCAGCTTATACAGTTGGCGATCAAATGAATATCCAGAAAGCCAATGATGATGGAGAACCTAGTGGTACTGCTGGAGTGCCTATGCTTGATATTTTAAAAAAACTAGAGGTACACAATGTTTGCGTGGTAGTGACACGTTATTTTGGCGGTATCAAATTAGGTGGCGGTGGCTTAATTCGAGCATATAGTGGCGCTGTCAGAGATGTGATTTATGACATTGGTCGTGTAGCACTGCGCCCTGCTATACCGACGATTGTTACAATTGCTTATGACTTAACTGGAAAATTTGAATACGAACTGGAAACAACGACTTTCTTATTACGTGATACGCAATATACAGATAAAGTCAGTTATCAAATTGACGTGGTCGAACCGGAACACCCACAATTTATCGATTTTCTAAATCGTATAACATCTGGAAACTATGATTTAATCGAAAATGATATTGTTCGTTTACCTTTTGACATACCAACTACTTAA
- a CDS encoding threonine/serine exporter family protein translates to MIIGYYVLQFIVSYLATMLFSIIFNAPRRLLLACGFVGAMGWIIYKLSVDLDFGKVMAAFLGSFILGLMSHVMSRRYKRPVIIFIVPGIIPLVPGGLAYEATRLLVSNAYTHAVNAFLEVTLISGAIAFGILCAEIIYYIYTRIKQYFGKMNGKIYRKSYNMNNRA, encoded by the coding sequence ATGATTATAGGTTATTATGTACTACAGTTTATAGTAAGTTACTTAGCTACAATGCTTTTTTCAATTATTTTTAACGCTCCAAGACGTCTCCTTTTAGCCTGTGGCTTTGTTGGAGCAATGGGATGGATTATTTATAAGCTTTCCGTGGACTTAGATTTCGGTAAAGTTATGGCTGCATTTCTCGGTAGTTTTATATTAGGACTTATGAGCCATGTGATGAGTCGTCGTTATAAAAGACCTGTCATCATCTTTATTGTCCCTGGCATCATACCATTAGTTCCAGGAGGATTAGCGTATGAGGCTACTCGCCTTTTAGTCAGCAATGCGTACACACATGCTGTAAATGCTTTTCTTGAAGTTACATTAATTTCTGGCGCTATTGCATTCGGCATTTTATGTGCAGAGATTATTTATTATATCTATACGCGTATTAAACAATATTTTGGTAAAATGAATGGTAAGATATATAGAAAATCATATAATATGAACAACAGAGCTTAA
- the gdpS gene encoding GGDEF domain-containing protein GdpS, translating to MFEAIIYNMSVIVAGIYLFHRLQYSENKNMVFSKEYVTVLMTIVALLLSVYPVPLFHEYSLYLTFVPILFLGRYTNVFYTVLSAIIVSIVNVLIGDYTVIAAVILIVIAVIVGAIGPFLKQSDNISLQILNAITLVIYLILALISPYYEITEVLFLIPLSFILTITSSVTFVDIWHFFSLVNRYENEDKLDYLTGLGNVKEFDRHLNETTALAEANDESLGLLLIDIDGFKDVNDMYSHKSGDAVLRQVAQLLKNYVPQQFNIYRNGGEEFSIVLNNYTLDQCVKLGESIRLGVEQSTFHLPNKEVIKLSVSIGVGYLTQDDHKSQRKVFKVADDMLHMAKNEGRNQVMFNPIVKL from the coding sequence ATGTTTGAAGCTATTATCTATAATATGTCTGTTATTGTGGCTGGTATATATTTATTCCACCGTTTACAGTACTCAGAGAATAAAAATATGGTATTTTCAAAAGAATACGTCACTGTATTAATGACGATAGTGGCACTTTTACTATCTGTTTATCCTGTGCCGTTATTTCATGAATATTCACTCTACTTAACATTTGTACCTATATTATTCTTAGGAAGATACACAAATGTCTTTTACACTGTACTCTCAGCAATTATAGTATCAATCGTTAATGTACTCATAGGTGACTATACGGTTATTGCTGCTGTCATATTGATTGTAATCGCAGTCATCGTCGGAGCTATTGGCCCATTTTTAAAACAAAGTGATAACATTTCATTACAAATACTCAATGCCATCACTTTAGTCATTTATCTCATTTTAGCACTAATCAGTCCTTATTATGAGATTACTGAAGTATTATTCTTAATCCCATTATCATTTATTCTAACGATTACATCATCTGTTACTTTTGTAGATATTTGGCATTTCTTCTCATTAGTCAATCGCTATGAGAATGAAGATAAATTAGACTATCTTACTGGTCTAGGCAACGTTAAAGAGTTTGATAGACATTTAAATGAAACCACAGCTCTCGCTGAAGCAAATGATGAAAGCTTAGGTTTACTACTCATCGATATCGATGGATTTAAAGACGTGAACGATATGTATTCACATAAATCTGGTGATGCTGTCTTAAGACAAGTTGCACAATTATTAAAAAACTACGTGCCTCAACAATTTAATATTTATCGAAATGGCGGCGAAGAATTTTCTATTGTATTAAATAATTATACGCTAGATCAATGTGTTAAATTAGGTGAAAGTATTCGTTTAGGTGTAGAACAATCAACATTCCATCTACCAAACAAGGAAGTTATCAAACTATCTGTCTCCATTGGTGTAGGCTACCTCACTCAAGATGATCATAAATCTCAGCGTAAAGTGTTCAAGGTTGCCGATGACATGCTACACATGGCTAAAAACGAAGGACGAAATCAAGTTATGTTTAATCCTATCGTTAAGTTATAA
- a CDS encoding EMYY motif lipoprotein has protein sequence MKKILCIILVICFSVALSACGNKASSEFKDFDTSLNDVKNKGNEVEKVTDDIHLKRLDDLSKTDMTDENKKEFNNLQNRLNSQLVPKMDEYEKAAKQLPAESKETKELKSSYLDVVEQKKSAINELTSFVDLYNQSIKANEDILDYTKLFEKNRSQVEKNMQKANNAGETADVNNFKHKLEQNNKDLRQTAESALESSDSNKVKHAINEEIMPLITAEIKDLNKAEIKDGYVNDARKNAIEMYYSLQNYYETREETIENSEKLKRIDYDKLPQEGKDIEQFDKTFDKRYSELKHSYN, from the coding sequence ATGAAAAAAATACTTTGTATTATTTTGGTAATTTGTTTTTCTGTGGCACTGAGTGCATGCGGAAACAAAGCATCTTCAGAATTTAAAGATTTTGATACATCACTCAACGATGTCAAAAATAAAGGTAATGAAGTTGAAAAAGTGACAGATGATATCCATTTGAAGCGGTTAGATGATTTAAGTAAAACCGATATGACTGATGAAAATAAGAAAGAATTTAATAATTTGCAAAATCGATTAAATAGCCAATTAGTGCCTAAGATGGATGAATATGAAAAAGCAGCTAAACAATTGCCAGCCGAATCTAAGGAAACAAAAGAATTAAAATCATCCTATTTAGATGTTGTAGAACAGAAAAAATCAGCAATCAATGAGTTAACATCATTTGTTGATTTATATAATCAATCCATTAAAGCGAATGAAGATATTTTAGATTATACGAAGTTATTCGAAAAAAATAGATCACAAGTAGAAAAGAATATGCAAAAAGCTAATAATGCTGGAGAAACGGCAGACGTAAATAACTTTAAGCATAAACTTGAACAGAACAATAAAGATTTAAGACAAACTGCAGAAAGTGCATTAGAATCATCGGATTCTAATAAAGTAAAACATGCGATTAACGAAGAAATCATGCCGTTGATTACTGCAGAAATTAAAGATTTAAATAAAGCTGAAATTAAAGATGGTTACGTCAATGATGCACGTAAAAATGCGATTGAAATGTACTATAGTCTACAAAATTATTATGAAACAAGAGAAGAAACAATAGAAAATAGTGAGAAATTAAAACGTATAGACTATGATAAATTGCCACAAGAAGGTAAAGATATAGAGCAGTTTGACAAGACTTTCGACAAACGATACAGTGAACTTAAGCATAGCTATAATTAA
- the murB gene encoding UDP-N-acetylmuramate dehydrogenase, whose product MNSRGKDVLNLHKDNILKELEVIVPKDIIKIDEPLKRYTYTETGGKADYYLSPTTNEQVQAIVHFAYSNDIPVTYLGNGSNIIIREGGIRGIVLSLLSLNYIEVSDDAIISGSGAAIIDVSRAARDHSLTGLEFACGIPGSIGGAVFMNAGAYGGEVKDCIDYALCVNNKGELQTFTNKDLELDYRNSIVQKEHLVVLEAAFTLEPGDKQDIQEKMDDLTERRTSKQPLEYPSCGSVFQRPPGHFAGKLIQDSDLQGHRIGGVEVSLKHAGFMVNVDKGTATDYENLIHYVQKVVKEKFDVELHPEVRIIGEYPQD is encoded by the coding sequence ATGAATTCAAGAGGAAAGGATGTTCTAAATTTGCATAAAGACAACATCTTAAAAGAATTAGAAGTAATTGTACCCAAAGACATTATTAAAATAGACGAACCTTTAAAACGTTATACATATACAGAAACTGGTGGAAAGGCCGATTATTACTTATCACCTACTACTAATGAACAAGTTCAGGCTATCGTACACTTTGCCTATTCAAATGATATTCCTGTTACATATCTAGGGAATGGGTCAAATATCATTATTCGTGAGGGTGGCATTAGAGGTATTGTACTTAGTTTGTTATCTCTAAATTACATTGAAGTATCAGATGACGCAATTATTTCTGGAAGCGGTGCTGCTATTATCGATGTATCACGTGCTGCTAGAGATCATTCCCTCACTGGACTAGAGTTTGCATGCGGCATACCTGGTTCAATAGGTGGCGCTGTCTTTATGAATGCTGGTGCTTATGGTGGAGAAGTTAAAGATTGTATTGATTATGCCCTGTGCGTAAATAACAAAGGTGAGTTACAAACCTTTACAAATAAAGATTTAGAATTAGATTATCGTAATAGTATCGTGCAAAAAGAGCATTTAGTGGTTTTAGAAGCTGCGTTTACTTTAGAACCTGGAGACAAACAAGACATTCAGGAAAAAATGGACGATTTAACAGAACGTAGAACGTCTAAACAACCTTTAGAATATCCTTCATGTGGTAGTGTCTTCCAACGCCCGCCAGGTCATTTCGCAGGTAAGCTTATTCAAGATTCTGACCTACAAGGTCATCGAATCGGTGGTGTCGAAGTTTCCTTAAAACATGCTGGATTTATGGTAAATGTAGACAAAGGTACTGCTACAGACTACGAAAACTTAATTCATTATGTTCAAAAAGTAGTAAAGGAAAAATTTGATGTTGAATTACATCCAGAAGTAAGAATCATAGGAGAATATCCTCAAGATTAA
- the ytxJ gene encoding bacillithiol system redox-active protein YtxJ produces MAMKLSSIDQFEQIIEENNYAFVLKHSETCPISANAFDQFNKFLYERDMDGYYLVVQQERELSNYIEEKTHVKHESPQAFYFVKGQAIWHANHGDINVTSLANAEE; encoded by the coding sequence ATGGCTATGAAGCTGAGTTCGATTGACCAGTTTGAGCAAATTATTGAAGAAAATAATTACGCGTTTGTATTGAAACATAGCGAAACGTGTCCTATTTCAGCAAACGCATTTGACCAATTCAACAAATTTTTATATGAAAGAGATATGGATGGTTATTATTTGGTTGTACAACAAGAAAGAGAATTATCTAACTATATAGAAGAGAAAACACATGTAAAGCATGAATCGCCACAAGCGTTTTACTTTGTAAAGGGACAGGCGATTTGGCATGCAAATCATGGCGATATTAATGTTACTTCATTAGCTAACGCTGAAGAGTAA
- a CDS encoding glycerate kinase, translating to MKVLVAMDEFNGIISSYQANRYVEEAVASQIESADIVQVPLFNGRHELMDSVFLWQSGTKYKVYAHDADMNEVEAIYGITDNQVTVIEGNLFLTGNKPIHQRTSYGLGELIVDALDNNSEHIIISLGGIGSFDGGAGMLQALGAKFYDDEAQEVDVRQGSSVLKYIRKIDTSELHPRLKDIRLQLMTDFDSKLYGKNSEIMQTYESLGLTRESAAEIDNLIWYLSEIFKSELRLALGPIQNGGAGGGIAAVLNGLYGAEIMTSHELVDQITHLETLIEQADLIIFGEGVNEEDQLLETTTIRIAELATKYNKPSIAICATDDKFDLFESMGVTSMFNTFIEMPESFTDFKMGIQIRHYTVQAIKLLKTEFDVYK from the coding sequence ATGAAAGTTTTAGTGGCGATGGATGAGTTTAATGGTATTATATCTAGCTATCAAGCCAATCGTTATGTTGAAGAAGCAGTTGCGAGCCAAATAGAAAGCGCAGATATTGTCCAAGTTCCTTTATTTAACGGGAGACATGAACTAATGGACTCAGTTTTTCTATGGCAGTCAGGAACGAAATATAAAGTATATGCTCATGATGCAGATATGAATGAAGTGGAAGCAATTTATGGTATTACAGATAATCAAGTGACAGTCATTGAAGGCAATCTATTTTTAACAGGGAACAAACCTATTCATCAACGTACAAGCTATGGTTTAGGTGAGTTAATCGTAGATGCTTTAGATAACAATTCTGAGCATATTATCATATCTCTAGGTGGTATTGGTAGCTTCGATGGCGGCGCAGGCATGCTACAAGCCTTAGGAGCTAAATTCTATGACGATGAAGCTCAGGAAGTAGATGTAAGACAAGGAAGTAGTGTATTGAAATATATACGTAAAATAGATACTTCTGAATTGCATCCAAGATTAAAAGATATTAGATTACAACTCATGACAGATTTTGACAGTAAGTTGTATGGGAAAAATAGTGAGATTATGCAAACATATGAATCACTTGGACTTACACGTGAGAGTGCTGCAGAGATAGACAATTTAATTTGGTATTTAAGTGAAATTTTCAAAAGTGAGCTAAGACTTGCGTTAGGCCCGATTCAAAATGGTGGTGCAGGCGGAGGTATTGCTGCAGTATTAAATGGACTTTATGGTGCTGAAATTATGACAAGTCACGAGCTTGTAGACCAAATTACACATTTGGAAACACTTATTGAACAAGCAGATTTAATCATTTTTGGAGAAGGCGTCAATGAAGAAGATCAATTACTAGAGACAACAACTATACGTATTGCAGAATTAGCTACAAAATATAATAAGCCGTCAATTGCAATATGTGCTACGGATGATAAATTTGATTTGTTTGAATCGATGGGTGTTACTTCGATGTTTAATACTTTTATTGAAATGCCTGAAAGTTTTACTGATTTTAAAATGGGCATTCAAATTAGACATTATACAGTACAAGCGATTAAGCTATTGAAAACAGAATTCGATGTTTATAAATAA
- a CDS encoding GrpB family protein, producing MYTKIQTFINEDTDYHFTKLYETYRNILFNLLDTPIQSTHHIGGTKHFNYPTEPILDILVGVESLHDITSLDEKRLNYAGFYRLHHTYKKKVVMAQFNNMIDLKQIARLHIIQKDSLLYNEYLQTNSALSTDNHIAKVYGENKAQLAHNVPTIRAYDNQKQKLFSKLAKDLKRDEVTFK from the coding sequence ATGTATACAAAGATACAAACATTTATAAATGAAGATACAGACTATCATTTTACTAAACTATATGAAACGTATCGTAACATACTTTTCAATTTATTAGATACGCCTATTCAATCAACACACCACATTGGTGGCACAAAACATTTCAACTATCCAACCGAGCCTATATTGGATATCTTAGTTGGCGTTGAGAGTTTACACGACATCACATCTTTAGACGAAAAGCGTTTAAACTACGCAGGGTTCTATCGTTTACATCATACTTATAAAAAGAAAGTTGTCATGGCACAATTTAATAATATGATTGATTTAAAACAAATCGCTCGTTTGCACATTATTCAAAAAGATTCATTACTCTACAATGAATATTTACAAACGAATAGTGCATTGTCTACAGATAATCATATCGCAAAAGTATATGGCGAAAATAAAGCACAATTAGCGCACAACGTGCCGACGATTCGTGCATATGATAACCAAAAACAAAAACTATTTTCAAAATTAGCCAAAGATCTTAAACGTGATGAAGTAACATTTAAATAG
- the pepT gene encoding peptidase T, protein MKNNIIDRLTRYVMIDTQSDPESNTTPSTEKQWNLLNLLHQELTALGLVTDMDDNGYLFATLESNVDVALPTVGFLAHVDTSPDFNATHVNPQIIDAYDGTPIQLGQTNRVLNQDVFPALKNVEGHTLMVTDGTSLLGADDKAGVVEIMEAMKYLTEHPEIKHGRIRIAFTPDEEIGRGPHAFDVERFNADFAYTMDGSEYGELQFESFNAAEAVVTCHGVNVHPGSAKNAMINAILLGQQFNALLPQNEVPERTEGYEGFYHLMKFNGDVEKSTLQYIIRDHDRNKFELRKKNLIEIKNDINTHYEDDPIEIEINDQYYNMREKIEPNPLVIDIAKRVFADLDIPANTAPIRGGTDGSQLSYMGLPTPNIFTGCDNFHGPFEYASIDVMSKAVEVIIGIAQEVVRTYNK, encoded by the coding sequence ATGAAAAATAATATAATTGATCGTTTAACAAGATATGTCATGATTGATACACAGTCTGACCCAGAATCTAACACTACACCATCTACAGAGAAACAATGGAACTTACTAAATTTGTTACATCAAGAATTAACGGCTTTAGGATTGGTTACTGACATGGATGATAATGGTTATTTATTTGCAACTTTAGAAAGTAATGTTGACGTTGCATTACCAACTGTAGGCTTTCTAGCGCATGTAGATACCTCACCTGATTTCAATGCAACGCATGTAAACCCACAAATTATAGATGCCTACGATGGCACTCCTATTCAATTAGGTCAAACCAATCGTGTTTTAAATCAAGATGTATTTCCTGCTCTAAAAAATGTTGAAGGTCACACGTTAATGGTGACAGATGGTACATCTCTGTTGGGCGCAGATGATAAAGCCGGTGTCGTTGAAATTATGGAAGCAATGAAATATTTAACGGAACATCCAGAAATTAAACATGGCCGTATTCGTATTGCCTTTACACCAGATGAAGAAATAGGCAGAGGTCCTCATGCTTTCGATGTTGAACGATTTAATGCCGATTTTGCTTATACAATGGATGGCAGTGAATATGGAGAGTTACAATTTGAAAGTTTCAATGCCGCTGAGGCAGTCGTAACCTGTCATGGCGTGAATGTACACCCTGGTTCTGCTAAAAATGCCATGATTAATGCAATTCTTTTGGGTCAACAATTTAACGCATTATTACCACAAAATGAAGTGCCTGAAAGAACTGAAGGATACGAAGGTTTCTATCATTTAATGAAATTTAATGGTGATGTTGAGAAGTCTACGTTACAATATATCATTCGAGATCACGATAGAAATAAGTTCGAACTACGTAAGAAAAATTTAATTGAAATTAAAAATGATATTAATACACATTATGAAGATGATCCTATAGAAATTGAAATTAATGATCAGTATTACAATATGAGAGAAAAAATTGAACCTAATCCACTTGTTATAGATATCGCTAAGCGTGTATTTGCTGATTTAGATATACCTGCGAATACAGCACCTATTCGTGGTGGTACTGATGGTTCTCAACTTTCTTATATGGGATTACCAACGCCAAATATTTTTACAGGTTGTGACAATTTCCATGGTCCATTTGAATATGCTTCTATCGATGTAATGTCAAAAGCTGTAGAAGTGATTATAGGCATCGCTCAAGAAGTTGTGCGTACTTATAATAAATAG
- a CDS encoding glycosyltransferase family 4 protein — protein MYTLLLIIFSMIVSLILTPIIIKVSHKLGIVDKPNFRKVHTKPVSVLGGTVILLSFLVGIWLGHPIETEVKPLVIGSVLIYLVGLIDDIYELKPIVKLLGQIIAALVVVYYGVTIDFISLPIGPTLHFGVFAIPITVIWIVAITNAINLIDGLDGLASGVSMIALMTIGFIAILQANIFIIMICSVLIGALLGFLCFNFHPAKIFLGDSGALLIGFIVAFLSLLGFKNITFVSLFFPIVILAVPFIDTLFAMIRRVKKGQHIMQADKSHLHHKLLELGYSHRQTVLLIYSIALLFSLSSIILYLSQPWGVLMMLILILITIELIVEFTGLIDDDYRPLMKLIENKEKHNDNQS, from the coding sequence ATGTATACGTTATTATTAATCATTTTTTCAATGATTGTCAGTTTAATACTAACACCAATTATCATAAAGGTTTCACATAAACTTGGTATCGTGGATAAACCTAATTTTAGAAAGGTGCACACGAAACCTGTTTCTGTACTTGGTGGAACGGTTATACTTTTATCTTTTTTAGTGGGCATATGGCTAGGCCATCCCATAGAGACAGAAGTTAAACCACTTGTTATTGGATCAGTATTAATCTATTTGGTAGGGCTCATAGATGATATCTATGAACTGAAGCCAATTGTAAAGTTATTAGGACAAATCATTGCTGCGTTAGTAGTTGTATACTATGGCGTTACAATTGATTTTATTTCATTGCCTATCGGACCAACATTACATTTTGGTGTGTTTGCCATCCCAATTACCGTAATATGGATTGTTGCAATTACGAATGCCATCAATTTAATCGATGGGCTAGATGGTTTGGCTTCTGGTGTGTCGATGATAGCGTTAATGACAATTGGATTCATAGCAATTTTACAAGCTAATATTTTTATCATCATGATATGTAGTGTGTTAATCGGTGCATTACTAGGGTTCTTATGTTTCAATTTCCACCCAGCTAAAATTTTCTTGGGAGATAGTGGGGCATTATTGATTGGTTTTATAGTGGCCTTCCTATCATTATTAGGGTTTAAGAATATTACATTTGTTTCACTATTCTTCCCAATCGTTATTCTAGCAGTACCATTTATCGATACTTTATTTGCAATGATACGTCGTGTGAAGAAAGGCCAACATATTATGCAGGCTGATAAATCACACTTACATCATAAATTATTAGAACTTGGTTACTCTCATCGTCAAACAGTATTACTTATTTATTCTATTGCTTTGTTATTTAGTCTCTCTAGCATTATATTATACTTGTCTCAACCATGGGGCGTTCTTATGATGTTGATACTTATTTTAATAACAATTGAATTAATTGTAGAATTTACTGGCCTTATCGATGATGACTATCGCCCGTTAATGAAATTAATAGAAAACAAAGAAAAGCATAATGATAATCAATCATAA
- a CDS encoding threonine/serine exporter family protein, translated as MSESITIIDEDKVIDVVLIAGRILLESGAETYRVEDTMTRIAASYGLDDTYSFVTSTAIIFSLNNRTNTRLIRIRERTTDLEKIALTNGISRKISSKQLDIDEAKSELIHLHHASLQFSSITKFFAAAIACGFFLFMFGGVKQDFIIAIIAGAAAFLTFDFVQRFIQIKFFSEFISAAVVISVAVTFTHLGLTHNQDIITIAGVMPLVPGILITNAIRDLMAGELIAGMSRGVEAALTSFAIGAGVAIVLLLF; from the coding sequence ATGTCAGAATCAATTACAATTATTGATGAAGATAAAGTCATTGATGTCGTACTAATTGCAGGAAGAATATTATTAGAAAGCGGCGCAGAAACTTACCGTGTGGAAGATACGATGACACGTATCGCTGCGAGTTACGGTTTAGATGATACATATAGCTTTGTGACATCTACAGCAATTATATTCTCCCTCAACAATCGTACGAATACAAGATTGATACGCATTCGCGAAAGAACTACTGATTTAGAAAAAATTGCTCTAACTAATGGTATATCACGTAAAATTTCAAGCAAACAACTCGATATAGATGAAGCAAAGTCTGAACTCATTCATTTGCACCACGCTTCCTTACAATTTTCATCCATTACGAAATTCTTCGCAGCAGCCATTGCATGTGGATTTTTCTTATTTATGTTTGGCGGCGTAAAACAAGACTTTATTATCGCAATTATCGCAGGAGCCGCAGCATTTTTAACGTTTGACTTTGTTCAACGTTTTATTCAAATCAAATTCTTTTCAGAATTTATTAGCGCTGCAGTAGTGATATCTGTTGCTGTAACATTTACACATTTAGGTTTGACTCATAACCAAGATATTATAACCATCGCGGGTGTGATGCCTTTAGTACCTGGTATATTAATTACAAATGCTATTCGCGATTTAATGGCTGGTGAACTCATCGCTGGCATGTCTCGTGGTGTGGAAGCCGCACTGACTTCATTTGCCATTGGAGCCGGTGTCGCTATCGTTTTACTACTATTTTAA
- a CDS encoding CHY zinc finger protein produces MVNIYGPTVDDESRCIHYQTPLDIIAIKFKCCNKYYPCYKCHNEAASHTIQRWDSSEFNEKAILCGVCKHEMTINEYMMIEACPNCDAHFNNRCKYHYHHYFSI; encoded by the coding sequence ATGGTTAATATATACGGTCCTACAGTTGATGATGAAAGTCGCTGCATCCATTACCAAACGCCATTAGATATAATTGCAATCAAATTCAAGTGTTGCAATAAATATTACCCATGTTATAAATGTCATAACGAAGCTGCTTCCCATACTATACAGCGATGGGATTCAAGTGAATTTAATGAAAAAGCAATATTATGTGGTGTATGTAAACATGAAATGACTATAAACGAATATATGATGATAGAAGCATGCCCTAATTGCGATGCTCACTTTAACAATCGTTGTAAATATCATTATCATCATTACTTTTCCATATAA
- the fakB1 gene encoding fatty acid kinase binding subunit FakB1: protein MKIAVLTDSTSYLSQTLIDKYNIKIAPLSVTFDNGENYIENETISTPEFYERMKTSKTIPTTSQPAIGEFIENYEKLRDEGYTDIICVFLSSGISGCYQTATQAGEMVKGIRVHTFDSKLAAMIEGGYVLRAVEMIEQGYTPEAIIEDLESMREVTGAILMVDDLKNLQKSGRITGAQAWIGTMLKMKPVLKFEDGLILPEEKVRTKKRALKEIINKVINHVKAYDEVTLYIVAGDIEADAQWMYKELTENYPQYKVYSSQLGPVVAAHLGSGGMGLGYTGRNIRTD from the coding sequence ATGAAAATCGCTGTTTTGACAGATTCAACGAGTTATCTATCTCAAACTTTAATCGATAAATATAACATTAAAATCGCACCGTTAAGTGTTACGTTCGATAACGGTGAAAATTATATTGAGAATGAAACAATATCAACGCCAGAATTTTATGAGAGAATGAAAACCTCAAAAACCATACCGACAACAAGCCAACCTGCTATTGGTGAATTTATAGAGAATTATGAAAAACTACGTGACGAAGGATACACTGATATTATATGTGTGTTTTTATCATCTGGAATTAGTGGTTGTTATCAAACAGCTACCCAAGCAGGCGAAATGGTTAAAGGTATTCGAGTACACACCTTCGATTCGAAGTTAGCAGCTATGATTGAGGGAGGGTACGTGTTACGTGCGGTTGAAATGATCGAACAAGGATATACACCTGAAGCAATTATCGAAGACTTAGAATCAATGCGCGAAGTGACAGGTGCTATTTTAATGGTAGATGATCTTAAAAACTTACAAAAGAGTGGTCGCATAACAGGTGCTCAAGCTTGGATTGGTACTATGCTTAAAATGAAGCCAGTCTTAAAATTTGAAGATGGACTGATTTTACCTGAGGAAAAAGTACGTACTAAAAAGCGCGCTTTAAAAGAGATTATAAATAAAGTTATAAATCATGTAAAAGCATATGATGAAGTGACTTTATATATTGTTGCAGGCGATATAGAGGCGGATGCGCAGTGGATGTATAAAGAATTAACAGAAAATTATCCACAATATAAAGTTTATAGTTCTCAATTAGGACCAGTGGTTGCAGCACACCTTGGTTCTGGAGGTATGGGTTTAGGTTATACAGGTAGGAATATACGCACAGATTAA